Proteins from one Chlorogloeopsis sp. ULAP01 genomic window:
- a CDS encoding efflux RND transporter periplasmic adaptor subunit, which produces MTAYLEIPIIGKIKHPSRWLIGLVAAGVLVAGTTTTYTLVNRGASEEDIAALTVPVEASNITLRITASGRVVPVQSVNISPKQPGIVSSLRVEQGDRVQQGQVIAVMDSAEIQAQILQYRANLEQAQAQLAEAQAGSRPQEIAQARARLAQAQAQLAEARAGSRQEEIAKAEAQVNQYQAQLQQARSRLELATQRVQRRQYPASQGAVSRDYLDEALTEERNAKDNLQQVQASLQAARQELARLRNGLRPEEIAQREAAVAEAQAALRLLENGTRSEVVAQRRAAVAAAQAQLKATQVRLEDTLIRAPFTGIVTQKYANDGAYVAPTTSASSSASATSSSIVALAKGLEVLAQVPEADIGRIKVGQPVEITTDAYPDRTFKGRVRLIAPEAVKEEGVTLFQVRVAIDTGEQELRSGLNLDLTFLGDQVSNALLVPTVAIVTEKGNTGVLVPDAKNQPQFRSVVVGAQINDQTQILEGVNAGDRIFLNPPPNYKREQAQSQT; this is translated from the coding sequence ATGACTGCGTATTTAGAAATTCCCATAATTGGTAAAATTAAGCATCCCTCTCGGTGGCTGATCGGGCTGGTGGCAGCTGGGGTTTTAGTTGCTGGTACAACTACGACCTATACACTTGTGAATCGGGGTGCAAGTGAAGAAGATATTGCGGCACTTACTGTGCCTGTAGAAGCAAGCAACATTACTTTGCGAATTACTGCTAGTGGTAGGGTAGTACCAGTTCAAAGTGTAAATATTAGCCCTAAGCAGCCTGGAATTGTTAGCTCCTTAAGAGTTGAACAAGGCGATCGCGTGCAGCAAGGACAAGTGATTGCTGTCATGGATAGTGCAGAAATTCAGGCGCAAATCCTCCAATACCGCGCCAACCTGGAACAAGCCCAAGCACAACTTGCCGAAGCTCAAGCTGGCAGTCGTCCCCAAGAAATTGCCCAAGCCAGAGCTAGACTTGCCCAAGCCCAAGCACAACTCGCTGAGGCACGGGCGGGAAGTCGTCAAGAAGAAATTGCTAAAGCCGAGGCTCAGGTAAATCAATATCAGGCGCAATTGCAACAAGCCAGATCTCGCCTAGAGTTGGCAACTCAACGAGTACAGCGCAGACAATATCCTGCATCTCAAGGCGCGGTATCTCGCGATTATCTAGATGAAGCTTTGACCGAAGAGCGTAACGCCAAAGACAATCTTCAACAAGTTCAAGCAAGCCTACAAGCTGCAAGACAAGAACTGGCAAGATTGCGTAATGGTTTACGTCCAGAAGAAATTGCCCAACGTGAAGCAGCTGTTGCAGAAGCACAGGCAGCACTGCGACTTCTAGAAAATGGCACCCGTTCTGAGGTAGTTGCTCAACGTCGAGCTGCTGTAGCTGCGGCACAGGCACAGTTAAAAGCTACCCAGGTTAGGTTAGAAGATACACTGATTCGCGCTCCCTTTACCGGAATTGTGACGCAAAAGTATGCTAACGATGGTGCGTATGTAGCACCTACGACTTCTGCTTCTTCGAGTGCCTCTGCTACTTCTAGTTCGATTGTTGCCCTCGCAAAAGGTTTAGAAGTGCTAGCTCAAGTTCCAGAAGCTGATATTGGCAGAATCAAAGTGGGACAACCAGTAGAAATTACTACAGATGCCTATCCCGATCGCACCTTTAAAGGGCGTGTGCGCCTGATTGCTCCTGAAGCTGTCAAGGAAGAAGGTGTGACTTTATTTCAGGTACGGGTAGCTATAGATACGGGTGAGCAAGAACTACGTTCGGGGTTGAATTTAGATTTGACATTTTTGGGTGATCAGGTAAGCAATGCTTTATTAGTACCAACTGTAGCGATTGTGACGGAAAAAGGAAATACCGGAGTTTTGGTGCCAGATGCCAAAAATCAACCACAGTTTCGTTCTGTAGTAGTGGGAGCGCAAATTAATGACCAAACTCAAATTTTAGAAGGAGTCAACGCAGGCGATCGCATATTTCTCAATCCACCTCCAAACTACAAGCGAGAACAAGCACAATCACAAACATGA
- a CDS encoding GNAT family N-acetyltransferase: protein MKATLSQDHFDNGRSPEQLKTSFTNSYRTCIAYAGDRIIGTARVLSDGVCNAYIVDVWTFTPYRHQGIASTMMEILLGELQGQHVCLFTDDAIKFYKKIGFSEKETCLELVVGKWLNN, encoded by the coding sequence ATGAAAGCAACACTCAGTCAAGATCATTTCGATAATGGCAGAAGTCCTGAACAACTCAAGACATCCTTTACCAACAGCTATAGAACTTGTATAGCTTATGCAGGTGATCGCATTATTGGAACTGCCCGTGTCTTATCTGATGGTGTTTGTAATGCTTACATAGTCGATGTATGGACATTTACACCCTATCGACATCAAGGAATTGCCAGCACAATGATGGAAATTCTATTAGGAGAATTGCAAGGGCAGCACGTTTGTTTATTTACAGATGATGCTATTAAATTTTATAAAAAAATTGGCTTTTCTGAGAAAGAAACCTGCCTGGAACTGGTAGTTGGTAAATGGTTGAATAATTAG
- a CDS encoding ABC transporter permease gives MNLLESLQMAGKTLLSNKLRSSLTMLGIVIGNASVIAMIGVGEAGQKFVNKQLESLGPNVLFIIPGNQETQRITRDVPKNLVLADAEAIATQVPTVVGVAPELNTRQVVTYRNRNTNVSIIGTTPSFPTVREFETGKGRFFTDIDLKRNNQVTVLGADLAQRLFGTQNPVGEQLRIRNSSFQVIGVLEAKGSSLGANYDEAALIPITTSANRLVGRNSPYGIALDYIVVSARDSNSVDAAEFQITNLLRLRHKITGEDDFSIRSQKDALQTVGQITGALTIMLAAIAAISLIVGGIGIMNIMLVSVTERTQEIGLRKAIGATEQDILLQFMIEAIILSAAGGLVGTVIGVGGVLLVGALTPLEAGISVMAITLTVGVSGAIGLFFGVVPARRAAKLDPIVALRSA, from the coding sequence ATGAACTTACTAGAAAGTCTGCAAATGGCAGGTAAAACCCTGCTATCAAATAAATTACGAAGCTCCCTCACTATGCTGGGTATTGTCATTGGTAATGCCTCAGTAATTGCCATGATTGGCGTTGGTGAAGCAGGGCAAAAGTTTGTTAATAAACAGTTGGAGTCTTTAGGGCCAAACGTCCTATTTATTATTCCAGGTAATCAGGAAACTCAACGTATTACCAGAGATGTACCAAAAAATTTAGTATTAGCAGATGCTGAAGCAATTGCTACTCAAGTACCAACAGTAGTGGGAGTTGCTCCAGAGTTGAACACAAGGCAGGTAGTCACATACCGCAACCGTAATACCAATGTCAGCATCATTGGTACAACTCCTAGTTTCCCAACAGTAAGGGAGTTTGAAACTGGTAAAGGGCGGTTTTTCACAGATATAGACTTAAAGCGCAACAATCAAGTTACTGTGCTAGGTGCAGACTTGGCACAGAGACTGTTTGGTACTCAAAATCCGGTAGGAGAACAATTGCGGATTAGAAATAGTAGCTTTCAAGTAATCGGTGTACTGGAAGCGAAAGGCTCTAGTTTAGGTGCTAATTACGATGAAGCAGCATTAATCCCAATTACAACATCAGCCAATCGACTAGTAGGACGCAATTCTCCCTATGGCATCGCCTTAGATTACATCGTTGTTTCCGCACGTGATTCTAATAGTGTAGATGCAGCAGAGTTCCAAATTACCAATTTGCTGCGCTTGCGACATAAAATAACTGGTGAAGACGACTTTAGTATCCGTTCTCAAAAAGATGCTTTGCAAACTGTCGGACAAATCACTGGTGCCTTGACAATTATGCTGGCGGCGATCGCTGCTATTTCTTTGATTGTCGGTGGCATTGGCATTATGAATATCATGCTTGTCTCCGTTACCGAACGCACTCAAGAAATTGGATTGCGCAAGGCAATAGGTGCAACTGAGCAAGATATCCTGCTTCAATTCATGATTGAAGCGATTATTCTCTCTGCTGCGGGTGGCTTAGTTGGTACCGTGATTGGCGTGGGTGGTGTTCTGTTGGTAGGAGCCTTAACACCATTAGAAGCGGGCATTTCTGTAATGGCAATTACTCTGACAGTTGGTGTTTCTGGTGCTATTGGTTTATTTTTTGGCGTTGTTCCTGCTCGTCGCGCTGCCAAACTCGATCCGATTGTGGCTTTGAGAAGTGCATAA
- a CDS encoding ABC transporter ATP-binding protein, producing the protein MDTQSKIQNFPSTIETPEIIRLENIFKIYGSGETEVKALNDVSLLINQGEYCSIMGASGSGKSTAMNIIGCLDRPTSGHYYLDNVDVAQMDDSDLAHIRNKKIGFVFQQFHLLPQLTALENVMLPMVYAGVKASERNDRATEALKRVGLEKRLHNKPTQLSGGQQQRVAIARAIVNNPVLLLADEPTGALDSRTTQEVLNIFGELNATGITVVMVTHEPDVACQTQRIIWFRDGEVIHSHLTPADLSQMAAS; encoded by the coding sequence ATGGACACTCAATCGAAAATCCAAAACTTTCCATCCACAATTGAAACACCAGAAATTATTCGCCTAGAAAATATCTTCAAAATTTACGGCAGTGGCGAAACAGAAGTAAAAGCACTCAATGATGTTAGTCTCCTTATCAACCAGGGTGAATATTGCTCGATTATGGGGGCATCTGGTTCTGGTAAATCTACAGCAATGAATATCATTGGCTGTCTGGATCGCCCCACCTCAGGACATTATTACCTGGATAACGTTGATGTGGCACAAATGGATGATTCTGATTTGGCTCACATCCGCAACAAAAAAATAGGGTTTGTCTTTCAGCAATTCCACCTCTTGCCCCAGCTCACAGCACTAGAAAATGTCATGTTGCCAATGGTATATGCTGGTGTCAAAGCTTCAGAAAGAAACGATCGCGCAACTGAAGCATTAAAGCGAGTGGGCTTAGAAAAACGCCTCCACAACAAACCCACTCAACTTTCTGGCGGACAACAACAACGGGTAGCGATCGCCCGTGCCATTGTCAACAATCCCGTGCTGCTTTTAGCAGATGAACCTACTGGTGCTCTTGATTCGCGTACTACCCAAGAAGTATTAAATATCTTTGGCGAACTCAATGCTACTGGCATCACAGTGGTAATGGTAACTCACGAGCCGGATGTTGCCTGCCAAACTCAACGCATTATCTGGTTTCGCGATGGTGAAGTTATACACTCTCACTTGACTCCGGCTGACTTGAGTCAGATGGCAGCATCCTAA
- a CDS encoding HAD-IA family hydrolase, with protein sequence MIQKVIIFDFDGTIADTVDALVNIANRLAKEFGYVQITPEELALLRNLTSREIINYSGISLFKIPFLVKRVKGELKNKIPELKPIPGIKDALAALKTEGHRLGIVTSNSKDNVTEFLKINDLDQLFEFIYSGVTIFGKTTIINNLLRQKQIKSEEVIYVGDETRDIEASKKANIKVIAVTWGFNAPEVLAKQNPYFLIHHPSELLEVINSC encoded by the coding sequence ATGATCCAGAAAGTAATTATTTTTGATTTTGATGGTACGATTGCTGACACAGTAGATGCGCTTGTAAATATTGCGAACCGTTTAGCCAAAGAGTTTGGCTATGTACAAATTACTCCAGAAGAGCTAGCTCTCTTGAGAAATTTAACTTCTAGAGAAATTATAAATTATTCAGGTATTTCTCTTTTTAAAATACCTTTTCTAGTTAAAAGAGTAAAAGGTGAATTAAAGAATAAAATACCGGAATTGAAGCCAATTCCGGGGATTAAAGATGCATTGGCAGCACTCAAAACAGAAGGCCACCGTTTAGGAATTGTCACTTCTAATTCTAAAGATAATGTGACAGAATTCCTCAAAATAAATGATTTAGACCAGCTATTTGAATTTATTTATTCAGGAGTCACTATTTTTGGTAAAACAACTATTATTAATAATCTTCTTAGACAAAAGCAAATAAAATCTGAAGAAGTTATTTATGTTGGAGATGAAACTAGAGATATAGAAGCATCAAAGAAAGCTAATATTAAAGTTATTGCAGTAACTTGGGGATTTAATGCACCAGAAGTGTTAGCCAAACAAAATCCTTATTTTTTAATTCATCATCCTAGTGAACTGCTAGAAGTTATAAATAGCTGTTAA
- a CDS encoding nuclear transport factor 2 family protein, whose protein sequence is MLSSQSPKSIDDLGDITIEGISEPTVSQYFQTLNAREFDATATLFAEDGTMHPPFESGITGQDAIATYLKQEAQDIKAYPRQGIAETLENGQIQLQVTGKAQTSWCGVNVLWHFILNQQKQIIYIKIKLLASPQELLNLRR, encoded by the coding sequence ATGCTTTCATCACAATCGCCGAAATCCATAGATGATTTAGGAGATATCACTATTGAAGGGATTAGCGAACCGACAGTTTCGCAATATTTTCAAACTTTAAATGCGAGGGAATTTGATGCAACTGCTACTTTATTTGCAGAAGATGGTACCATGCATCCACCCTTTGAATCAGGAATTACCGGACAAGATGCGATCGCTACTTATCTTAAACAAGAAGCACAAGATATTAAAGCTTATCCTCGTCAAGGCATAGCCGAAACATTGGAAAATGGGCAGATCCAACTTCAGGTGACAGGCAAAGCTCAAACTTCTTGGTGTGGCGTCAACGTTTTATGGCATTTTATCCTCAACCAACAAAAGCAAATTATTTACATCAAAATTAAACTTTTAGCCTCTCCACAAGAGTTACTAAATTTACGGAGATGA
- a CDS encoding orange carotenoid protein N-terminal domain-containing protein: MTFAADSTQSFFSSAFSTQGDAVASTVAVFTSLSVDDQLAVLWYAYTEMGRSITPAATGAARLQLAEGLLNQIKQMSHAEQLQVMRDLAAKRNTQFSRSYGVLSANTKLAFWYELSELMVKGFVVPMPPNYQLSRDGVQVLETLKQLDFGQQITVLRKVVTNMGVDPLAD; the protein is encoded by the coding sequence ATGACATTCGCTGCTGATTCAACTCAAAGTTTTTTCTCTAGCGCTTTCAGCACCCAAGGTGACGCTGTTGCATCTACTGTAGCTGTATTTACTAGCTTGAGCGTAGACGATCAACTGGCTGTGCTTTGGTATGCCTACACCGAAATGGGACGTTCGATTACACCTGCTGCAACAGGTGCTGCCCGTTTACAGTTAGCCGAAGGTTTGTTAAATCAAATTAAGCAAATGTCTCATGCAGAGCAGTTGCAAGTAATGCGCGACTTGGCTGCCAAGAGAAATACACAGTTTTCCCGTTCCTACGGTGTTTTGAGTGCTAACACCAAGTTAGCTTTCTGGTATGAATTATCTGAGCTGATGGTTAAAGGTTTTGTTGTACCTATGCCACCAAACTATCAACTCTCTCGTGATGGTGTACAGGTATTGGAAACCCTCAAGCAACTAGATTTCGGTCAACAAATAACCGTTCTTCGTAAGGTTGTTACTAATATGGGTGTTGATCCATTAGCTGACTAA
- a CDS encoding phosphate-starvation-inducible PsiE family protein: MRKRSKSQFLLCDRWLNRHWLVRNMEAFQDLIVIVLCFSLFALMLMQLWGIFIALTQQFDYKLVTAKILFILILVELFRLLMVYLQEHSIAVGVAVEITIVSVLREVVVHGALEISWIKAASICGLLFILSALLIVCAKTPHMDCMSANTKFCPIVYLEENQKQKDFELEHARQSEEFG, encoded by the coding sequence ATGAGAAAGCGTTCTAAAAGCCAATTTTTGTTATGCGATCGCTGGCTGAACCGACATTGGCTTGTCCGCAACATGGAGGCTTTCCAAGATTTAATCGTGATTGTCCTCTGTTTTAGCTTGTTTGCCCTTATGCTTATGCAATTGTGGGGAATATTTATTGCCCTTACGCAACAATTTGACTATAAACTTGTGACTGCCAAAATCCTGTTCATCTTGATTTTGGTTGAGCTTTTTCGATTGTTAATGGTTTACTTACAAGAACACAGCATTGCTGTAGGTGTAGCAGTTGAGATCACGATTGTATCTGTGCTCCGAGAGGTAGTTGTTCACGGGGCATTAGAAATTTCCTGGATTAAAGCCGCATCAATTTGCGGTTTATTATTTATTTTGAGTGCGTTATTGATCGTATGTGCTAAAACACCACATATGGACTGCATGAGCGCAAACACCAAATTTTGTCCGATTGTGTATCTTGAGGAAAACCAAAAGCAAAAAGATTTTGAATTAGAGCATGCTCGTCAGTCTGAAGAGTTTGGTTGA
- a CDS encoding orange carotenoid protein N-terminal domain-containing protein: MTTGYNKSAPQALSEETQKAVESFNTLDTDAKLAWLYFVYEKMGDSITPAAPSAAEPELAPTLLGDYYKLSDEQQLKIMREVVNGENTEHSRAYGALKENNQLFIWYAWAEAMGDDVVDMPDDYNASDAINNLLSQIEKMDFEEQMSVLRTVVGQMGYSDVKPIETQAETGKTSSL, encoded by the coding sequence ATGACTACAGGTTACAATAAATCTGCGCCTCAAGCTTTGAGCGAAGAAACTCAAAAAGCTGTAGAGTCTTTTAATACTTTGGATACTGATGCCAAACTAGCTTGGTTATATTTTGTTTATGAAAAAATGGGAGACTCCATCACTCCTGCTGCTCCGTCTGCGGCAGAACCAGAATTAGCGCCAACGCTGCTTGGTGACTATTACAAACTCTCTGATGAACAGCAGTTAAAGATTATGCGCGAAGTTGTTAATGGTGAAAACACAGAACATTCTCGTGCTTATGGTGCTCTCAAGGAAAACAACCAGCTATTTATTTGGTATGCTTGGGCGGAAGCTATGGGAGATGATGTAGTTGATATGCCAGATGATTACAACGCTTCTGATGCAATTAACAATCTCCTGTCGCAAATAGAAAAAATGGATTTTGAAGAGCAAATGTCTGTATTGCGGACGGTGGTAGGTCAAATGGGCTACAGTGATGTTAAGCCAATTGAAACGCAAGCAGAAACTGGTAAAACATCAAGTCTTTAG
- a CDS encoding elongation factor G codes for MNEKVNSGSRNVAIVGPYLSGKTTLLESLLFVTGAISRKGSVKDANTVGDSAQEARDRQMSVEVSAASTEYNSTRFTFIDCPGSVEFAQETYNALIGVDAAIVVCEPINDRVLTLAPLFKFLDDWEIPHLVFVNKMDRANIHVLETLHALKAVSSRPLVAHQYPIMGGEQLIGFIDLVTEQAYHYHSGAPADPVPFPEELKEEEHTARAEMLEALANFDDHLLEELLEDIEPPQEEILKDLKMELGADLVVPVFFGVAEQDYGVRPLLEALLREAPEPETTAERRLSKIKDNSTLAQVLKTYYTPQGGKLSLVRIWQGKLTDGIVLNGIRAGGIYRLMGQQLQQVNQVGAGEIVALSRMEGIKTGDTLSTNSQPVQLSKVEQLEPVYALAIIPEKRNDEVKLSSAITKLLEEDPSLAWEQHGDTHEVILWGQGEIHLQVALDRLRRKYNLPMTTHLPQVPYKETIRKATSSVHGRYKHQSGGHGQFGDVYLDIKPLGRGEGFNFNETIVGGVVPRQYIPGVETGVREFLAHGPLGFPVVDVAVTLTNGSYHSVDSSEQAFKQAARLAMQTGLPQCQPTLLEPIIRVQVTTPSEFTSKVMQLLTGRRGQILGYEAIHDWQGWDSITGYLPQAEMQNFIVELRSQTLGVGSFHWEFDHLQEVPDKLAERILAANSGNGGNGNSK; via the coding sequence ATGAACGAAAAAGTAAATTCGGGTTCGCGAAATGTTGCAATTGTCGGCCCATATTTAAGTGGGAAAACAACTTTACTAGAAAGTTTGTTATTTGTAACAGGAGCTATTTCCCGCAAGGGCAGTGTCAAAGATGCTAACACCGTAGGAGATAGTGCTCAAGAAGCACGCGATCGCCAAATGAGTGTGGAAGTTAGCGCTGCTAGCACCGAGTATAACAGCACTCGCTTCACCTTTATTGACTGTCCCGGAAGTGTAGAATTTGCTCAAGAAACTTACAACGCTCTGATAGGAGTCGATGCGGCAATTGTTGTTTGCGAACCCATCAACGATCGCGTCCTCACCCTTGCCCCCCTATTTAAATTCCTCGACGATTGGGAAATCCCCCACCTCGTCTTTGTCAACAAAATGGATCGGGCAAACATCCATGTCTTAGAAACACTGCATGCCCTCAAAGCTGTTTCTAGCCGTCCTTTAGTAGCGCACCAATACCCAATAATGGGAGGGGAGCAGCTAATAGGCTTTATCGATTTAGTCACCGAGCAGGCCTATCATTATCATTCAGGCGCGCCTGCTGATCCTGTACCGTTTCCCGAAGAACTTAAAGAAGAAGAACACACCGCTAGAGCAGAAATGCTCGAAGCTCTAGCAAACTTTGACGATCACTTACTAGAAGAACTTTTAGAAGACATTGAACCGCCCCAGGAGGAAATCCTTAAAGATTTAAAAATGGAATTAGGGGCAGATTTGGTAGTACCAGTATTCTTTGGTGTTGCCGAACAAGATTACGGCGTTAGACCTTTACTAGAAGCCTTATTACGAGAAGCCCCCGAACCAGAAACAACAGCAGAACGTCGTTTAAGTAAAATCAAAGACAATAGCACTTTAGCCCAGGTGTTAAAAACTTACTACACACCTCAAGGTGGCAAACTATCTTTAGTGCGTATTTGGCAGGGTAAATTAACCGATGGCATAGTCCTCAATGGCATTCGTGCTGGTGGTATTTACCGTCTCATGGGGCAACAGTTACAACAAGTTAATCAAGTTGGTGCTGGAGAAATTGTTGCTTTAAGCCGAATGGAGGGCATCAAGACAGGGGATACACTTTCGACAAACTCGCAACCAGTACAACTATCCAAAGTCGAACAGCTAGAACCAGTATATGCCCTAGCCATTATTCCTGAAAAACGCAACGATGAAGTGAAGTTGAGTAGTGCTATCACCAAGCTCTTAGAAGAAGATCCATCTTTGGCTTGGGAACAACACGGCGACACCCACGAAGTTATCCTCTGGGGACAGGGCGAGATTCACCTACAAGTGGCACTAGATCGCCTGCGTCGCAAGTATAATTTGCCGATGACGACTCACTTGCCACAAGTACCTTACAAAGAAACCATCCGCAAAGCAACTTCATCGGTTCACGGGCGCTACAAGCACCAAAGTGGCGGACACGGGCAGTTTGGCGATGTTTATCTCGACATCAAACCTTTAGGACGTGGTGAAGGTTTTAATTTCAACGAAACTATTGTCGGTGGCGTTGTTCCTAGACAGTATATTCCCGGTGTGGAAACAGGTGTGCGAGAATTTTTAGCACATGGGCCTTTGGGTTTCCCTGTTGTCGATGTGGCAGTAACACTGACGAATGGTTCCTACCATAGCGTTGATAGTTCTGAACAGGCATTCAAACAAGCTGCTCGCCTGGCAATGCAAACAGGATTGCCTCAGTGTCAACCTACTCTCCTAGAACCAATTATCCGCGTGCAAGTGACAACACCAAGTGAATTTACTTCCAAGGTGATGCAACTTTTAACTGGTAGGCGGGGACAAATTTTAGGTTACGAAGCAATCCATGATTGGCAAGGCTGGGATAGCATCACAGGTTACTTGCCCCAAGCAGAGATGCAAAACTTTATCGTAGAGTTGCGATCGCAAACACTCGGCGTCGGTTCTTTCCACTGGGAATTCGATCATCTCCAAGAA
- the queG gene encoding tRNA epoxyqueuosine(34) reductase QueG gives MNQFLGTSSNEVKQKALEVGFHKVGIAAVDEVKNTEKQRLQAWIALGYHADMEWMTSPKRQDIKLVMSEARSLICVALNYYTPHQRPEGKEYGKISRYAWGRDYHKVMHKKLKAFSLWLQGLGENIQARYYADTGPIQDKVWAQRAGVGWIAKNGNVITREFGSWVFLGEVLTNLELNPDTPHTQHCGTCTRCIEACPTSAITQPFVVDANRCIAYHTIENRQEKLPETVTPYLQGWVAGCDICQDVCPWNQRFARTTDVTEFQPYPGNIAPKLVELAQISDWEWDKKFPASALRRIKPEMLRRNARANLDAFYLVQE, from the coding sequence ATGAATCAATTTTTGGGAACAAGCAGCAATGAGGTAAAACAAAAAGCCTTAGAAGTGGGGTTTCATAAGGTAGGAATAGCTGCTGTAGATGAGGTAAAAAATACAGAAAAGCAACGGTTGCAAGCATGGATAGCGCTGGGTTATCACGCTGACATGGAGTGGATGACTTCCCCTAAGCGTCAAGATATTAAGTTGGTGATGAGTGAAGCGCGATCGCTAATTTGTGTTGCTCTCAATTACTACACACCCCACCAACGTCCCGAAGGCAAAGAGTATGGCAAAATTTCTCGTTATGCCTGGGGGCGGGATTATCACAAAGTTATGCACAAAAAACTAAAAGCGTTTTCTTTGTGGTTACAAGGACTAGGTGAAAACATTCAAGCACGTTATTATGCAGATACAGGCCCAATCCAAGATAAAGTATGGGCGCAACGAGCAGGTGTTGGTTGGATTGCCAAAAATGGTAATGTGATTACGCGGGAATTTGGCTCTTGGGTGTTTTTGGGAGAAGTGTTGACAAATTTAGAATTAAACCCAGATACTCCCCATACACAACATTGCGGTACCTGTACTCGCTGCATAGAAGCTTGCCCTACAAGTGCAATTACCCAGCCATTTGTTGTAGATGCAAATCGCTGTATTGCCTATCACACAATTGAAAATCGACAGGAAAAATTGCCAGAAACAGTTACGCCTTACTTACAAGGCTGGGTTGCTGGTTGCGATATCTGCCAAGACGTTTGTCCTTGGAACCAGCGTTTTGCGCGCACAACTGATGTGACAGAATTTCAACCGTATCCTGGGAATATTGCGCCTAAGCTGGTAGAATTAGCGCAAATCTCAGATTGGGAATGGGATAAAAAATTTCCGGCATCAGCGTTGCGGCGAATTAAGCCAGAAATGTTACGACGGAATGCCCGCGCTAATCTAGACGCATTCTACTTAGTACAAGAATGA
- a CDS encoding tetratricopeptide repeat protein: protein MKKTFFTYLRKPLRVYCLLPLRSFERKFPPIKLLSAFCLLPYFQVSSIFYSSSSFAAISAPHRPLLAQNSSKNAVDYLNQGLQSVQSGKVEDAIAAFSKAAQLDPTLAPAHYNLGLALRQSGQLQPAADAFYRATQADPKFALAYANLGGALLEGRNLQQANDYLQRALEIDPQLGVAHYNLGLVRQEQRDWEKAIAAFKKAIEYSKNAPEPAYHMGMCYLQQGKIDRAKDAFQKAVKINPKYPEAHYSLGSVLYNQGKLQDALEAFRKSAQANPNYPNAYYGAGLVFIQLKQYADATKVLLSARDLYKTQNHLEWVSKTEQLLQQIQTMNNQPR, encoded by the coding sequence ATGAAAAAAACTTTCTTTACCTACCTACGGAAGCCGCTACGCGTCTACTGCCTTCTGCCTCTCCGAAGCTTTGAGCGGAAGTTTCCTCCGATCAAACTTCTCTCTGCCTTCTGCCTTCTGCCTTATTTTCAAGTCAGCAGTATTTTCTATTCATCTTCATCTTTCGCTGCTATTTCTGCTCCCCATCGCCCTTTGTTGGCGCAGAATTCTTCTAAAAACGCTGTAGACTATTTAAATCAAGGGTTACAGTCTGTTCAAAGCGGGAAAGTAGAAGATGCGATCGCAGCTTTCTCAAAAGCAGCCCAGCTAGATCCCACTCTTGCCCCAGCTCACTATAATTTGGGATTAGCACTGCGACAATCAGGACAATTACAACCAGCCGCAGATGCATTTTATCGAGCTACTCAAGCCGATCCTAAGTTTGCTCTTGCCTACGCGAATTTAGGAGGAGCACTGTTAGAAGGAAGAAATCTTCAGCAAGCAAATGATTACTTGCAGAGAGCTTTAGAAATCGATCCCCAACTCGGAGTTGCTCATTACAACTTAGGTTTGGTAAGACAAGAGCAAAGAGATTGGGAAAAAGCGATCGCAGCCTTTAAAAAAGCAATTGAATATAGCAAAAATGCGCCTGAGCCAGCCTATCATATGGGAATGTGTTACCTTCAGCAAGGCAAAATTGATAGAGCTAAAGACGCCTTTCAAAAAGCAGTAAAAATTAATCCCAAATATCCAGAAGCTCACTACAGTCTTGGTTCAGTTTTGTATAACCAAGGTAAACTACAAGATGCGTTAGAAGCCTTTAGAAAATCAGCTCAAGCTAATCCTAACTATCCTAATGCTTATTATGGCGCGGGGTTAGTTTTTATACAATTAAAACAATATGCAGACGCAACAAAAGTTTTACTGTCTGCTAGAGATTTATACAAAACTCAGAATCATCTTGAATGGGTAAGTAAAACTGAGCAATTATTACAACAAATACAAACTATGAATAACCAGCCTCGCTGA